In Phenylobacterium koreense, one DNA window encodes the following:
- the map gene encoding type I methionyl aminopeptidase, which translates to MTIEHEDELEGLKAAGRLVARTLEAMGKALEPGITTRELDQLGRKLLELEGARSAPELTYNFPGATCISVGPDCAHGIPDDRPVEAGALINIDVSAELNGFFGDTGASFAVPPVKPQIERLCRDGRRAMWAGIRAVRPGGKLNEVGKAIQTFADKNGYSLVTNLASHGVGRSLHDDPGEIPTWWEPGDRRRIHEGLVFTIEPFLSLGADWVEEGDDGWTLTPPGHEPTVQYEHTLVATRRGPVILTLAA; encoded by the coding sequence ATGACCATTGAGCACGAAGACGAACTCGAAGGGCTGAAGGCGGCGGGCCGGCTTGTGGCCCGCACCCTGGAGGCCATGGGCAAGGCGCTGGAGCCGGGCATCACCACCCGCGAGCTCGACCAGCTCGGCCGCAAGCTGCTGGAACTGGAAGGCGCCCGCTCGGCGCCGGAGCTGACCTACAACTTCCCTGGCGCGACCTGCATCTCGGTCGGGCCCGACTGCGCCCACGGCATTCCCGACGATCGCCCGGTCGAGGCCGGCGCCCTGATCAACATCGACGTCTCGGCCGAGCTGAACGGCTTCTTCGGCGACACCGGGGCGAGCTTCGCCGTTCCGCCGGTGAAGCCCCAGATCGAGCGCCTGTGCCGCGACGGGCGGCGGGCCATGTGGGCCGGCATCCGCGCTGTGCGCCCGGGCGGCAAGCTCAACGAGGTCGGCAAGGCCATCCAGACCTTCGCCGACAAGAACGGCTATTCCCTGGTCACCAACCTCGCCAGCCACGGAGTCGGGCGGTCCCTGCACGACGATCCCGGCGAGATTCCGACCTGGTGGGAGCCGGGCGACCGTCGGCGGATTCACGAGGGGCTGGTGTTCACCATCGAGCCTTTCCTGTCGCTCGGCGCCGACTGGGTCGAGGAGGGCGACGACGGTTGGACCCTGACCCCGCCGGGCCACGAACCGACCGTGCAATACGAACACACCCTGGTCGCGACCCGCCGCGGACCGGTAATCCTCACCTTGGCGGCCTGA
- a CDS encoding NADPH:quinone oxidoreductase family protein, translated as MRALLVEELAPDYGGCVLKEIETPQPRPGEVQIKVRAAAVNFPDLLQTRGEYQHKPALPFIPGLEIAGEVSALGEGVDKFQIGDPVVGGARIGGFAEYAVTPAAGLRRKPDSLSFSQAAGYSTAYLTAYVSLVRRAAVEPGEWVLVHGAAGGVGLAAVDLAKHLGCKVIAASASDEKLAVIEAEYRPDAVVNVTGGFREKVKEITGGRGADVIYDPVGGDVFDESIRCIAFNGRILSIGFTSGRQPVLPVNIALIKGFSVMGVRAGEYGRQFPEKGRENSAAVWAMADQMKPRVYREYALADWRGAFDSLADRKVIGKTIVRPDL; from the coding sequence TTGCGCGCACTGCTGGTTGAGGAACTCGCCCCGGACTATGGCGGCTGCGTTCTCAAGGAGATCGAGACGCCGCAGCCCCGCCCCGGCGAGGTGCAGATCAAGGTGCGCGCGGCGGCGGTGAACTTTCCCGACCTGCTGCAGACCCGCGGCGAGTACCAGCACAAGCCCGCCCTGCCCTTCATCCCCGGCCTGGAGATCGCCGGCGAGGTCAGCGCTTTGGGCGAGGGCGTGGACAAGTTCCAGATCGGCGACCCGGTGGTCGGCGGCGCGCGGATCGGCGGCTTCGCCGAATATGCGGTGACGCCCGCCGCGGGCCTGCGCAGGAAGCCCGACAGCCTGTCGTTCAGCCAGGCGGCGGGCTACTCCACCGCCTACCTGACGGCCTATGTGTCGCTGGTGCGCAGGGCGGCCGTTGAGCCGGGCGAATGGGTGCTGGTGCATGGCGCGGCCGGCGGCGTCGGCCTGGCGGCCGTGGACCTCGCCAAACACCTCGGCTGCAAGGTGATCGCGGCCTCGGCCTCGGACGAGAAGCTGGCGGTGATCGAGGCCGAGTATCGGCCCGACGCGGTGGTGAACGTCACCGGCGGCTTCCGCGAGAAGGTCAAGGAGATCACCGGGGGCCGCGGCGCGGACGTGATCTACGATCCGGTCGGCGGCGACGTCTTCGACGAGAGCATCCGCTGCATCGCCTTCAACGGCCGCATCCTGTCGATCGGCTTCACCTCCGGCCGCCAGCCGGTGCTGCCGGTCAACATCGCCCTGATCAAGGGCTTCTCGGTCATGGGCGTGCGGGCCGGCGAGTACGGCCGCCAGTTCCCCGAGAAGGGCCGCGAGAACAGCGCCGCGGTCTGGGCCATGGCCGACCAGATGAAGCCCCGGGTCTATCGGGAGTACGCGCTGGCCGACTGGCGCGGCGCCTTCGATTCCCTCGCCGACCGCAAGGTGATCGGCAAGACCATCGTCCGACCGGACCTCTGA